A region from the Phycisphaerales bacterium genome encodes:
- a CDS encoding DUF2251 domain-containing protein: MAIKAGVNEEFRVGDAWFASVSPKGDWAVVFEDDGETAYLYATRVKADGSLGGILDALHIYNVAQVTDKEKPSRLVLGWSRSGEAAVCLINGYPHAIYDMGSKRATNRTGFPPIDKKSPFSRDVDGWDPTLENAFK; this comes from the coding sequence ATGGCGATCAAAGCCGGAGTCAATGAGGAGTTCCGCGTCGGTGACGCGTGGTTCGCGTCCGTCTCGCCAAAGGGCGATTGGGCCGTGGTCTTCGAGGACGACGGCGAGACGGCCTATCTCTACGCCACGCGCGTCAAAGCCGACGGCTCGCTCGGCGGCATCCTCGACGCTCTGCACATTTACAACGTCGCCCAAGTGACCGACAAGGAGAAGCCCTCGCGCCTCGTGCTCGGCTGGTCACGCAGCGGCGAGGCCGCCGTCTGCCTCATCAACGGCTACCCGCACGCCATCTACGACATGGGCTCGAAGCGGGCGACGAACCGCACGGGATTCCCACCCATCGACAAGAAGTCTCCCTTCTCCCGTGATGTGGACGGATGGGACCCGACGCTCGAGAACGCGTTCAAGTAG